Part of the Candoia aspera isolate rCanAsp1 chromosome 1, rCanAsp1.hap2, whole genome shotgun sequence genome, TTAGGTAAATGAGACGAACAGGATGACCCCGGGCAAGGGGCGATTGCGTCCCGTGAAGAAAGCACTGGCTGCAACATTAGGGCacccagggggtggggggcaagcgcCAGGGATTTCTGCAGGTCTTACTCCCGAGGAATTACGGAGCCAGGATCGGACGAGGCAGCGCCTCAGTTGCCATTGCAGCAAACGAACGGGAGGGACGGGGGGAGGGAGGGCAGCTTCGCAAAGTGCGTGACCCACCCAAGATCAGCCGGTGGCAGCGGAGTAAACCCAGCGGGAGTGCAATCGCGGCACtttgcattcctttttttttttttttttttgcaagcctATCTGTCTCCTTCCCAAGAATAAAGCGGCAGTAGCAAAAGGGGTTTTGGCGCCAAATGCCTGGCACCTCCCCTGGCTCTATGGAAATCAGGGAGGTGGGGTTAAGTTTCTTTCGCTCACTCGATCGCTCGCCCCCTTCTTCCTCCACGGGTgtgtcagctttttttttttttagttaataaTATACAAGAGGTTCAAAGCCCACTTAGTGACAGTCATCTGTCTGCAAGCACAGGGTGAATGCAGAGGTTTAACACTGGCTGGGGGGGGCATTGGGCTGCTGGCGCTCTTTAAAGTCCTAGATCCGAGACCACCATCTGCATTAATTCAGCCCCCTTCTGCCCCCGCAGCCGTCCCTCTTCCTTGCAACCGCTACCGCCAGCCGGGAGGTAAGACAAGGAGTGCGTGTCGGGGATGCAAAAcctttggggaaaagaaagaaaatggggagggggagggggaggagagaaaaaaggaggaTCGGGGAGATAAGTGCCACCCTTTGGGTAGAAAAGGAAGAATTGTGTTCTGGTGATCCGCGTTTGCTTGGGTTTCATTCATCAAAAGCCAATCgagtaaaaaaaacccaacccgcCCACCCCACCCCGACTTGATGTTGCTGTCGGTAGAGTCTTTCTGCATCTGTCCTGATGTTTCAGTGCTTTTCCATTGcttctctttcccccccccccgctccaatGTCTTGATAGCAAATTAATACGGCTTTTGAACGGGGAAGTAAGAATACTGTACAATAGTGAGAGTGATGGGGGGCGGGGCAGGCGAGCGAGAGCAGCTGGGATGGGATCGCGGCTGCTGTTTGgggagatttgtgtgtgtgtttgtacgcGCGCGCGCCCGCCGGCGCACGCGCATTCTCGGTCGTGGAAAGCTTTTATTTCTGAGCGATGACTGTTACTCATCTCGGATGCAGTTTTAGTAAATGCACAAACTcgcttctttccttctctccctgtTTGTTTATGCTTGCTACGTTTTCTTCTGACGTGCTCGCCGTAGGAAAAGTTGCTGAGCCTATTTCAGACTTAGAGGATTAGCTACTTCGCGCGATCCTGATGAGAGGATGGGAGGCGATGCGGTCGCTGGGTTGTTTTTAGTGCAGCTTTGTTGTTTCGGGAGGGTTAACAATGGGGCGTGAAGAGGGCTGGGACGGAAAATTGTGgtgtttctttttgaaaaagccaTGCAGTGTGTATGTAAATAGCAACGcgaccccccctttttttttcatcccagtcgcatcctcttttcctccctccccccttcgcTGTGTTTTGTGCGTGTGCACACGCCTGCGGAAAAACTTCCAGGACCTTATTAAAGGTGTTTTGTTTTACCCGGTCCGGGTGAGTGGTGGTGCGCGTGTGTGAATTTCCTTCTGTTGCATAATGCTGCTTCGCTGGGCGActtccttttcccccccttttccccttcCTACTATCTCTGCGTGTGTGGGTTTCTGGAAGCGCTCTCGCGAATGAATGGAATGGCAATTTGCAAAGTAGCCCTGAgcgcctctccccctccctcgcttttttttaaacatccgccgtcctccttttccctctcctgcatagactacagatgacaaaagaaggaagaaacttCCTCTTACTTTGCTGGAATAGCCAGCAGGCTTTTCTGCAGGGCAAATGCTGGAGGAATATTTTCCTGCATCTGCTCCTACCCCCCTCTATGAAGAGGGTGTGCCCAGGAACAAGGCTTGTGCCTTCCTTTCTGAACAGTCCTGTTaagatttttctgcattttctttcttagaAGGGAGTAAGTAATTGTAGAATATGTGTAATGTTTCTTTCTCTGGGCTTAAGACTTTTTCATTGAAGTGTTGATGGAGATCTTTCgggtttgaaaaagaaaaggacccCAGGCTTATCATGGCTCTGCCGGGCGTGGGTGTACATTTCTGCCTTTTAAatctaatttgtattttttttcttcctgcttaaTTTCAGGTTCTGCTAGGAAGGGGCATCTTTTCTTGCCCGGTGGAAAACAAACAGTGACATTTCTCTCTCCGGTTGTAATATCCTAATTAAGGGTCCCCCTTGAAGCCACCAGCGGAGATGCCAGGGATGGTCAGTAAAAATTCTGATCTTGAATTTGACTCTTTGCAGCCCTGTTTCTACCCAGACGAAGATGACTTTTATTTGTGCCGCCCGGACTCTGCTCCTCCAGGGGAGGATATCTGGAAAAAGTTTGAGCTGCTGCCTACGCCTCCACTGTCTCCGAGCCCGGCGGGTCTGCAGGAGAACCCCCCCGGAGCAGCCCCCGGGCCATGGGGAGGAACGGCTCTCGGGGGATACCGAACCAGCGACCCTCTGGACTGGGCgtcggagctgctgctgctgcccccagAAGCTGACCTGTGGGGCGGTGGCGATGGAGGGGACTCCTTTGAGACGGGGCTGGGAGACAGCAGCAACCTCAATGCCATCATTATCCAGGACTGTATGTGGAGCGGCTTTGGAACCAGTGAGAAGCTGGAAAGGGCAGCAGCTGAGAAGCCACAGAGTAAAGGAGGAACAGCTGCGGCGCCTGCCCTGGCCGGGTCTGCCGCCCCCCTGgctgccctcccctccaaaaCCAGCCCTGGAAACAATCGCGGCAGCCAAGCGGAGCTCAACAACTCCGTGTCGGAGTGTGTGGATCCAGCCGTGGTTTTCCCTTTCCCTGTTAAGCAGCGAGATGCCCCGGCCCCGGCAGCCTTGGGAGGAGGAGTGGCGGGGCCCCGGCTAAGCGTGAACTGCAGCAGTGGCCTTGCTCAAGGGGTGGCCATTCCTGCGCCCCGAAGCAGCCACCACCCAAGCATAACTAGTGACAGCCGGGCCAACAACAGTTCGGGAGACGATACGCTCAGCGATTCTGGTAAATGACCACATCCTTTGTTATGTGTGGGAAGTGGTATGAGGCTTCAAGGGGACCCCCTTGCCAGTACAATCTGCCTTTTAGAAAAAAGGCATAGGAGGTTGGGTTTCCGTGGCCCTTTACATCTCTTCCAACAAGGGTGGCAGCAGGAAATCGGTGGCATAAGAGACACCATCAGATGTTGTCCCCCAAAGCAGCATGGCCCTTATGGAATACCGGAGAAGGTTCTTGTCTTCTCTAGCCATCCCTTTCTGTGGCCAGATTAAACTCCGCTTTCTCACTCCACAAACAGGGTTGTGCAGCATCAACCAAAGAATATAAATCTTAAACCATAGCAGTTTGGGGTTTGACAACTGAGTcaaaaaggagggaaggaaagttgGTGGCTGCTGTTTTCAGAGGGAATCATCCACTGCAGAACAGCAAGTTGTGTTAGGGGCAGATTTAAAGCAGCAATGAGACAGATGTGGGCAAGAAGGGAAACTGTTTGATCTTCACAGAATAAGatgtttctgtaatggtatggGTTTAAAGTGCGGGTCTAGTGAACCTGAGCCAACATTAATGAGGTACACCCTCCAGCTAGGAGCTGGGTACAGACAGAACACATAATGCAACTGCATGATTTGATAAAGGAATACTATAGATTGTAGTCCAGTTGTATTTTTGAAAAGGCTCTTTAAAGTTAAAACTAGCACAAGCCCCAGACTTTTCATATGGGGTGTGTTTCATTAGATCTTTCCTGGCTGTATTGCAAAACTTTGCCGGTAGATGGCAATGTGTTTGTCTCTTTTAGGTGAGTATCATATCCACAAAGTTTACTTTTGGGACTCCCAGCATTTTGTCTCTTACCAGAGATCTGAATAGTGATGATGGATGAATGAAAATTACTTAAAATCCTACAGCACCACTATGTTAAGCACCACACAACAGTTTACTCCATTTATTGTTACTGTCCAAGATGGTACTTTTATTCAATATTGGACAAAATAGGCTTCTTTGGGCAAAAATGACTTGTTTTCTGTTGGAGGGCAGACTGACTCTGCAATTTCACAAGGCTTCAAAATGAAGGTTCTATAAATTATATGAGGACTTAGCAGGCATGAGAGATGTAAATGGAACAAAAGATAGAAAGTTGGCTTTAAATTTAGCAAAATGCTTATAATCTGGAGGGGTGGAGTGGGAGGTAGAATCTAGTGTGACAATAAATAGTTTCTTGTCTCCAAATGAGAGGAGCCATATGACCATAATCATAAACTTGACGATCAGCCTCCTGTTTCAGAAGATTCACTGCCCCCTTCAAGTCTGAGACTTGACAGCTTTCAGCAAGAAGACTTCCTCTTAACAGCTGTCTTCTTGGCAATAAACCAGAACTTTGGCTTAAAGGGACCGACCAACTGGGACCGCTTTGCATTTTCTGGGAGAACAATTGCTTAGTTTCCTAGTCCATTTTCAATGAAATGGAATGTGTTCCAGGattggggtatgtgtgtgtgtgtgttagttaacATGCATACATTATATCTGCCTTGTGAATCATGCAATTCAACTCATAGAGCAGTTCCCTAAAACCCAGATTAAtgggcttctttttctttaagttcTTCTCATCTCATGATCATTTGGGTtgtaattttacttatttatctgcCTGAATATCTCCAGATTCTCTCCCTTCTGCTATCACAGATGGCTCATTTAACGATGTCCCCTTTACCAGTAGCTTGGTGGAACATATATGGGATCTGTGGCTTGAGCATGCAAATATATTCTGTATCTGGAAAATGCTCTTTTCCTGCCTGCCCTCGCTCCCTTAAGAGCTTGGCATTTATACCTTGGCCTTTGCTAATTAATACGGAATGTCTGAGTCTTAAGTATGCTTCCCTGGGATTCTAATATCTTGACCTTTTATCTCTCCCATGAAAGatgaagatgaggaagaagaggatgatgagGAAGAAATCGATGTGGTCACGGTGGAAAAGAGGCGCTCCTCCTCCTACAAAGCTATAACCACCCTGACTATTGCTGTGCGCCCCAAGAACGGCGCCCCCTTTGCCTCGGTGAGAACTCAGCCCAACGAAGTCATCCTGAAGCGCTGTGCCCCAATTCATCAGCAGCATAACTATGCCGCGCCTTCGCCCTATATAGAGAGGGAAGaggtccctccccccaaaaagctaAAGAACGAAGCGCCTCGCCCAGCAAAACCAGTGGCCCAACCAAAGCCCAAGAGCTCCAGTCCGCGCAACTCAGACTCGGAAGACAGTGAGCGTCGACGCAACCACAACATTTTAGAACGGCAGCGGCGTAACGATCTGAGGTCGAGTTTTCTGACATTAAGGGACCACGTGCCTGAACTGGTGAAAAATGAGAAGGCGGCCAAAGTGGTCATCTTGAAAAAGGCCACCGAGTATGTCCATTCCCTGCAGGCCGAGGAGCACAAGTTGTTGTTGGAAAAGGAAAAACTGCAGATCAGGCAACAGCAGTTGATAAAAAAATTAGAACATATGCAGACTTGCTAATGTGGGGGAGACAGACAAACCTTACCtttatacctatacctatatctatatctatatatatatatatatttgtctgaTCTGGACAGCTATTGCCACTTTGCACATTTTTGATTCCTTAAAGAGAGCTATGTTTTTTTGACGTTAAGAATGTTGGTTTTATTTCCAATCCCATCTCTTACATAGATGACACAACACTGTTATCTGAAGGGAGACCCCGTGGACATTCTTCTCTGGAACTGAAGAGGCTGCCAAACCGTGGCGGAATGGCTTCGTCTTTCCTCTCGGAACCGTCTGGGTTCTTGAAATGTTGTGAGCGTTGGGACTTGCTTATGACATCCCGTTGAGTTGGAAACATTCATTCCGTTTTAATGGTGCTTATGTTTTACAGGTGTTACGGGGCAAAACCATTTTGTACCCAGGGGGAAGGGAACCACCTGTGTAAATACCATATACACATTTGCCTTTTGTACACGTCTTGGGTTATGAGAGGTGACTTTTGCTACCAATATTAGACTGGAAGTTCATACCTAAGTACTGTAATACCTCAATGTTTGAGGAGCATGTTTTTGTATACAAATATATTGTTAATCTCTGTTATGTACTGTACTAATTCTTACACTGCCTGTATACTTTAGTATGATGCTGATACATAACTAAATTTGATACTTATATTTTCGTATGAAAATGGTTGTGGAAAGTTTTGAGTAGATATTACTTTATCACTTTTTTGAACTAAGAAAACTTTTGTAAAGAAATTTACTATATATGCCTTTTTTCCTAGCCTGTTTCTTCCAGTTAATGTATTTGTTCATGTTTGTTGCATAGAACTGGGTAATCGCAAAGTTCTGTGTTTAATTTCTTCCAGCGATGTACATTTAGTGCTGCATCTTTATAGCACTTTGAAATACCTCATGTTTAtgaaaataaatagcaattaaaTGATATGCTActtatttctgaaaatctttATAACAGAAGTTTCCCTATATCATTTTTACAGTTTCATTTGTGGAAAAGAGCATCTACAAGAATGTAAAAAAATGCTTATTAAGTTGGTGTTGCCCTATACTCAATTTATATGAAAACCAGATCATATaaatcatctatcatctacctaccatCTCTGTTCAGTTAGGTTTTGGATTAGGTTCAACATAAGAAATTGGATTTGGCTTCATATATGGAGGGGGACTTCATTTGATTGGTTCCAATCAAAGTATTACCCAGTAATGGAGTTTTTTTCTCCTGTAATTTGTTGTGCCCCAGATTTTATTGTGCTCAGTGAATTCCTAGTAGGCATTTTAACCAACTGCAAATTTATAAACGTTGAAAGAGTTTTGCTAAACCAGTTTCTCTGTATATCTaacccaaaaaaaaaacccagtgtgaTATGTCAGTGTGTTTCTGGGCAAGGCTCAACTGTTTCCTTGGGGGTTCTATTTCTCAATAGACCACCCTACAAAATGCATAAACCTGTCATCTGAAATAGCACTTTCAAACCTGAGGAGCAACCTTTTGCATTTTTCTAGTGGACAATTCAAACACTTTTTCAGCTTTTCCCTAACTTAaagttcttagtttttttttctatgaTGACCATAGTCTTGATATGTGTATAACAAACAACAACTACAACACAGCTGAACAGTATAGGACTGcgagatctgagctgcaaaaatctgaagaaccactagatggcaacaaaaagtTAGAGTTTTTTGTgcctctttactgccatctgctGGTTCTCTGGAGTTTAGCTGTAAACAGAGAAGCTATGGCTGAAAGCGCGGTGCTCTTCTTATATCATCTGTGAATAAAAACAGGTATCTAGCAACATATCCTATTGGCAGTTCCAGAAGCTTTCCAAGGCTTGTTATTTGAAAGCTGCTAATATAGTAGGAGTTCTctcactctgtttttttttttaataccggTCTTGGATAATAGAACTTTGTCTCCATTCCAATGATTGAAACCATGCCTCAGTCTTATAAATTTTGTCCTCTTTCTCTATCCCTCTTCCTCTTTGAATTGGAATAATTATAGTGAGTTGTGAGGCCTGTATCAGATAAACTACAGTTACTGCAATTCCTATTTGCCACAAGTGGTAAGGGGTGGCTGGATATCTGTTTCCAGTTCTGGTTTTAAGGCAGGTTATGGTTTATAGTAACCACAGTTTGTCCAGTTCAGGTGTCATAACAAACTGGCTGTGTTCAAACACTGTACTAAGCCAAGACTTTTTAACCACACTTGGATAAGCTATCGTGGATGACTTCACACATTACATTATGACCAGAATAAACCACATTATATAACACAATTTTCCCCAAATCTGCCTCCAAGATATGCAGACTTTAACCTCCAGGATTCTTGGCAATGACCATCTGCGAGAAAATTGAACTTTGGAGTTGAGTCCATTCATCTGGGAGCCACCCAggttgatgtgccatcaagtctatGTCAGTCATAGTGACTACATAGATTGTCTCCAGGAGGGagatctggtccttcaggtcttccagtggtgcacccatcactccTGTAATTGCATCCatgcaccttgctgctggttgtcttctctttctttacatTCCTGATAGCCCAGCCAAAATCGCTGTGATATTTGAAAGTAGCAcaaaacttacttttttttttacgaTTTATGATAACATCAGATTTTATAGAAGCAGGATTTCCTCATAGGTGGTAGACAGTTTTTTGTTGAATTGTTTTGATTTGAGAAGCGCATACTACAGCCATCTAGCTCAGATGCATATGGTTTATATGGTTTGTCCTCTAATACTGAGCTACTGAGCTCTGACTAAGCTGTAccaaagacagatggaaacatttcttaaTGCTGAGGATCCAAAGTAACCCCTTTGTAAAGGTTCCAATTTTTCAAATGCACATTTgcaaaatacaaatattagaaatcaGCAGAAGAGCACTCTAGAGAAGACAATTTCTGTATTTCTACCCAATGTCAGGGTAATCAAACAACCTCATAGCTGGAAAACACTGATTCTCAATTGTTCCTATTCACATTAAAAGGACCTTGGGCATTGGTTCTACGCAGATTAAACTAGGGATAAGTCCTACTGAGTATTGTGGGACTTACTCTGAATAGTCATGCATGTGAAGGCAATTTTCTAACAGCCATCTCTGAAGAGAGCTCTATTAGTCAGTCTTCCCAACCCTAACAACCTCCAGCTGTGTTGTTTCTAGAATTCCCAATCAACACATCAAAAAGCCAGTTAGTTAGGGAGTCAATTTGTGATGTTTCAGTTTTTATacattagactgggaagtcaaatgCACAACCCTTCTTTGATACCCTCCAATAAAACGACTATTAGTACTTCATTGAGGGCCTATGTTTTGCTACATATCAGAGGCAAAAGGTATTTAAATCTACAAGTAGTTATTTGCTGATTAAATTGAATATTAATACGCTGGGTGGGTTTTTTGAGGATACAAACATAGATTGTTTTCAGAAAGGATATTGCAGTTATAAATCAATCAATTGTAGagaatattttatgttatttttgttcatgctgcttttgctCATAtaattaccatcatcatcatcatcatctaattatTAACTTGACAAGCTTTATTTATAGAATACCCTAAAACTCATTTCAGAGACATTCCTAGTCTTACCTAATATGCTCCTAATCTTTCTGTGAACAAGAGACTGGGGCAGATCCTACACCCCTGACTAGCTGAGGATTTGGGACTTCTTAGTTCCTGTGCCAGATAGGCCAAACTATTCCTGGGGCAAATATGGAATCCACACTGGAACTTGGAATTTTGGACTAGAATCTGACTGGTCTAAGGTTCTGTCCCATAGATATTTCAGACCATTTGTAtccagatgaaagaaagaaaaccatgcTGGGCCTTTTGTTCTTATACAACTACTAGATTACTTTATTGTCACTGCAaccatctcttcctcctttaTTCATCCTCTTGTGGTTATATCCTGTTTAACACCTAGTCTGTAAACCTTGGGTAAGAGGAAATGTCTAGTTTCTTATTGGGCTCAGAGGCCAATTGTCTCTGATCCTGAAGAAAGGTATCCAAAATCCTCTTTGCATCTGCATGATGAACTGGGGGATCAGAAACAGTTCTGCCACTGCAGATTTTTCTCTGTGACATATCAAGTCAAAAGAGGAGTACCATAATCCAGATTTCCTTTGAGTAATACAACTATGGAAATGGGAAATCCATTCTCTTCTAAATCATCCAACATGTTTGTCCATAATTAATCTATCAATTGATAAAAACACTCATTCTCTATCTTTTGGCATAGTGCAGGACCTCAAGGATGTTCACAATAAAAAGTGAACAAACATTACAATAAATGTACGAGCAGAAAATGCAGCTTTCTACAGTGCAACAGGAGCATTGTAAATATGGATATAACTTACCACTTGTATATGATAGGACTGTGACACGTGGAATATTAGTCCTACAGTCATATTCAATTCTCCTAAAGTCCTCTACCACCTTAGAACTTTTATAAGGTTCTTTTAcatgattttattgtattaatgTCCTACTTGTTGCCTTCTTATAGATATCTGAGTTGCCATTCTGGGAACAGAAAGCTGAACTAAAGgggcctttgattttttttttttaactgtatggcatagcagttcggtgttcatgctgcttttctacaTT contains:
- the MYCN gene encoding N-myc proto-oncogene protein; translation: MPGMVSKNSDLEFDSLQPCFYPDEDDFYLCRPDSAPPGEDIWKKFELLPTPPLSPSPAGLQENPPGAAPGPWGGTALGGYRTSDPLDWASELLLLPPEADLWGGGDGGDSFETGLGDSSNLNAIIIQDCMWSGFGTSEKLERAAAEKPQSKGGTAAAPALAGSAAPLAALPSKTSPGNNRGSQAELNNSVSECVDPAVVFPFPVKQRDAPAPAALGGGVAGPRLSVNCSSGLAQGVAIPAPRSSHHPSITSDSRANNSSGDDTLSDSDEDEEEEDDEEEIDVVTVEKRRSSSYKAITTLTIAVRPKNGAPFASVRTQPNEVILKRCAPIHQQHNYAAPSPYIEREEVPPPKKLKNEAPRPAKPVAQPKPKSSSPRNSDSEDSERRRNHNILERQRRNDLRSSFLTLRDHVPELVKNEKAAKVVILKKATEYVHSLQAEEHKLLLEKEKLQIRQQQLIKKLEHMQTC